The Claveliimonas bilis genome window below encodes:
- a CDS encoding ABC transporter ATP-binding protein — protein MKRIFSHLGPFRREFILSILFIIAETGFELVIPLIMADIIDVGVANRNIHYILIKGMQMGICAVLSLITGLFYAKFAAKAALGFGAFVREQEFARIQTYSFSNLDHFATSSLITRMTTDITVIQNAITGGIRPMVRGPVMLILGLFLAFLMNAKLSLVFLACIPVLGVILFFIVRKVAPLYGRLQICMDRVNAAIQENLTAIRAVKAFVREEYEEEFFEKANHSLADTSRTTFHFAVLNLPAFQATMYTAIVLILWFGGNFIRTGQMQVGQLTGFLSYVLQIVNSLMLISNVFLMLTRSLASARRINQVFDECPDLSDPKDPVTEISDGRIDFEHVYFKYKRDAQQYTLSDIDLHIRSGETVGIIGGTGSSKTTLVQLIPRLYDASGGRVLVGGSDVRSYSLCALRDAVGIVLQKNVLFSGTIRENLQWGNPDASDTEIWNACHTACADEFIRHFPDGLDTRLEQGGINLSGGQKQRLCIARTLLKHPKILIFDDSTSAVDTATEEKMRRRLSALSSMTKLVIAQRVTSVMHADKILILDDGHLHALGTHESLLASCPVYQEIYDSQMRGGTTNGNA, from the coding sequence CTGAAACGGATTTTTTCTCATCTCGGGCCATTCAGGCGGGAATTTATTCTCAGTATTCTCTTTATTATCGCGGAAACCGGATTTGAACTTGTCATCCCTCTGATCATGGCCGACATCATCGATGTGGGAGTGGCAAACAGAAATATACATTATATTCTTATAAAAGGTATGCAGATGGGAATCTGTGCTGTCCTGTCTCTCATTACAGGACTGTTTTACGCAAAATTTGCCGCCAAAGCCGCCCTTGGCTTTGGTGCTTTTGTGCGCGAACAGGAATTTGCCCGTATTCAGACATATTCCTTTTCCAATCTGGATCATTTTGCCACCTCCTCTTTGATCACTCGTATGACAACCGATATCACCGTGATACAAAATGCGATCACCGGAGGAATACGGCCGATGGTAAGAGGTCCTGTTATGCTCATTCTCGGACTTTTTCTTGCTTTCCTGATGAATGCAAAACTCTCGCTTGTTTTCCTTGCCTGCATCCCTGTGCTTGGAGTCATCCTTTTTTTCATTGTGCGAAAAGTCGCGCCTCTGTACGGAAGACTGCAGATATGCATGGACAGAGTAAATGCCGCTATCCAGGAAAATCTCACCGCCATCCGTGCTGTGAAGGCTTTTGTAAGAGAGGAGTATGAAGAAGAATTTTTTGAAAAGGCTAACCACTCTCTTGCAGATACCAGCCGCACTACCTTTCACTTTGCCGTTCTCAATCTCCCTGCTTTCCAGGCCACCATGTACACTGCCATTGTGCTGATTCTCTGGTTTGGCGGAAACTTTATAAGGACCGGACAGATGCAGGTAGGGCAGCTTACCGGTTTTCTAAGCTATGTATTGCAGATCGTCAATTCCCTCATGCTGATCTCCAACGTATTTCTTATGCTTACCCGATCTCTTGCCAGTGCACGGCGAATCAATCAAGTATTTGACGAATGTCCAGATCTTTCTGATCCCAAGGATCCTGTCACCGAAATTTCAGACGGACGGATCGACTTTGAACATGTATATTTCAAGTATAAAAGAGACGCACAGCAGTATACCCTTTCTGACATCGACCTTCATATCCGTTCCGGGGAAACAGTAGGAATTATCGGCGGGACCGGTTCCTCTAAAACCACCCTGGTACAGCTCATTCCCCGACTCTATGACGCATCCGGCGGCAGAGTACTTGTAGGCGGATCCGACGTCCGTTCTTATTCTCTTTGTGCTCTCCGGGACGCTGTGGGAATTGTCCTTCAAAAGAATGTGCTTTTTTCCGGGACGATCCGTGAAAATCTCCAGTGGGGAAATCCCGACGCTTCTGATACAGAGATTTGGAATGCTTGTCATACTGCCTGCGCTGATGAGTTTATCCGCCATTTTCCTGACGGACTGGATACCAGACTGGAGCAGGGCGGCATTAATTTGTCCGGCGGGCAAAAGCAGCGGCTGTGTATTGCCCGTACTCTTTTAAAGCATCCGAAAATTCTGATCTTTGATGATTCTACAAGCGCAGTTGACACCGCCACGGAAGAAAAAATGCGCCGCAGACTTTCGGCTCTTTCTTCCATGACCAAACTGGTCATTGCCCAGCGGGTTACTTCTGTCATGCATGCAGATAAAATCCTGATCCTGGATGACGGACACCTTCATGCCCTGGGCACTCATGAGTCGCTCCTTGCATCCTGCCCCGTCTATCAGGAAATTTATGATTCTCAGATGAGAGGAGGCACGACAAATGGCAACGCTTAG
- a CDS encoding DUF2798 domain-containing protein, which produces MPKNRFQEIIFTLLMSFFMVLAMEIYNTALLQGGMSNSCFIHALSELPFMIPLCFATSYFLMDRIASGIAFRMADPKRDHPVLVTLVRAGVTVCFMCPSMSLWATLIFKQAGVQIAAVWLQTVAINFPMALCWQIFFCGPLVRFLFRLIFRRQLQECTL; this is translated from the coding sequence ATGCCAAAAAATCGTTTTCAGGAAATCATTTTTACTTTACTGATGTCTTTCTTTATGGTACTTGCGATGGAAATTTATAATACCGCTCTCCTTCAGGGAGGCATGTCTAATTCCTGCTTTATCCATGCACTGTCGGAACTTCCTTTTATGATTCCTTTGTGCTTTGCAACCAGCTATTTTCTGATGGATCGGATTGCTTCCGGAATTGCGTTTCGTATGGCGGATCCAAAGAGGGATCATCCTGTACTTGTCACTCTTGTGCGCGCTGGCGTCACTGTATGCTTTATGTGTCCTTCCATGAGTCTGTGGGCAACCCTCATCTTTAAGCAAGCTGGAGTGCAGATTGCAGCAGTGTGGCTTCAGACAGTAGCCATCAATTTTCCCATGGCGCTTTGCTGGCAGATTTTTTTCTGCGGTCCGCTTGTCAGATTTCTGTTCCGCCTGATCTTCCGCCGGCAGCTTCAGGAATGTACTCTGTAA